The following proteins are encoded in a genomic region of Tenacibaculum sp. 190524A05c:
- a CDS encoding T9SS type A sorting domain-containing protein, with amino-acid sequence MMRNLLFIVLAAFSTQLFSQNISFTFANARNTNDGTNDYYEADIYIASDTDFIVGSGQIYFNYSTEAFGENVHTNTNFEMLRPTGSILETRILGAIDAYQSFIVNDNTTSRVSTSFQQLASSGTIGMPVVGSTPTHLYSIKIKYADVSKDPNVTFETGGVFLDQFYTACGPTTVAPFASANCTSTPGSQITGDSYDSAGAALPSPVNWTGNSSTLWGITSNWSDLAIPDATKNVTVQDVTNDPVLNSGSYVVNDLIINSGADLSIDTDGRLNVNGDLTNNGSISLTASASDSGVFIVDGSATGQVTFQQNGLTANEWTVITAPVSGQSIKEFAENAANDIRVNTSVTPNRYAIAYYDDSNADGAKWVYYTTNDLTTDALEFEIGKGYAISRATDGGVSFTGTIETGDVTETVTESEWNAIGNPYTAYMPVNDTSGENFIANNSSKFDPSFVAIYTWDNTQNKYAATTLLDAESKIAPGQGFFVRTNSGVTDMTFTAAQRGLPVSSGGSMRPSRSATDFSFELVARANTKMVKTKILYNNSATKGLDAGYDIGNFGGASFDIYSKLIEGNADQNYTIQSLPMDSYGEIVIPIGVVAQKGEEIAFSIDADQLPTDATIYIEDKVTNTFNEITKDSFTITLDEALNGSGRFYIHTSAKTLSTDDIVVNNESISIFKSAKSEITITGVISNAQVKVYSILGTEVSNAEIAAGTTGTMNLENLSAGVYIVKLQTENSEISKKIILE; translated from the coding sequence ATGATGAGAAATTTACTATTCATAGTTTTAGCTGCCTTTTCAACACAGCTATTTTCACAAAACATTAGCTTCACATTTGCAAATGCGAGAAATACAAATGATGGAACAAATGATTATTACGAAGCTGACATTTATATAGCTTCTGATACTGATTTTATTGTAGGTTCAGGACAAATATATTTCAACTATAGTACTGAAGCATTCGGAGAAAATGTTCACACAAATACGAACTTCGAAATGCTAAGACCAACTGGTTCAATATTAGAAACAAGAATTTTAGGAGCAATTGATGCATATCAATCATTTATCGTAAATGATAACACAACTTCTAGGGTTTCAACTTCTTTTCAACAATTAGCTAGTAGCGGAACTATCGGAATGCCGGTAGTTGGAAGTACTCCTACACACTTATACAGTATTAAAATTAAATATGCTGATGTAAGTAAAGATCCAAATGTAACTTTTGAAACAGGAGGAGTATTTTTAGATCAGTTTTACACAGCTTGTGGACCAACAACTGTAGCTCCTTTTGCTTCTGCAAATTGTACTTCTACACCTGGAAGTCAAATTACAGGAGATTCTTATGACTCAGCTGGTGCTGCATTACCTAGCCCGGTAAACTGGACTGGAAATTCTAGTACTTTATGGGGAATTACTTCAAATTGGAGCGATTTAGCAATTCCAGATGCAACTAAAAACGTTACCGTTCAAGATGTAACTAATGATCCTGTTTTGAACTCTGGAAGTTATGTTGTTAATGATTTAATTATAAACTCTGGAGCTGATCTTTCTATTGATACTGATGGTAGATTAAATGTAAATGGAGATTTGACAAATAATGGATCTATTTCATTAACTGCAAGTGCATCAGATAGTGGTGTATTTATCGTAGATGGTTCTGCAACAGGACAAGTTACTTTTCAACAAAATGGTTTAACAGCTAATGAGTGGACTGTAATTACAGCACCTGTTAGCGGACAAAGTATTAAAGAATTTGCAGAAAATGCTGCTAATGATATTCGTGTAAACACTAGTGTTACACCAAATAGATATGCAATTGCTTACTATGATGATAGTAACGCTGATGGAGCTAAGTGGGTATACTACACTACAAATGATTTAACTACTGACGCACTAGAATTTGAAATTGGTAAAGGATATGCAATTTCTAGAGCAACTGATGGAGGTGTTTCTTTTACTGGAACTATTGAAACAGGTGATGTAACGGAAACTGTTACAGAAAGTGAATGGAATGCTATTGGAAATCCATATACTGCTTACATGCCTGTAAATGATACATCAGGAGAAAACTTTATTGCGAATAACTCAAGTAAGTTTGATCCTTCTTTTGTAGCTATCTATACTTGGGATAATACTCAAAACAAATATGCCGCAACTACTTTATTAGATGCTGAGAGTAAAATAGCTCCAGGACAAGGTTTTTTCGTAAGAACAAACTCAGGAGTTACAGATATGACTTTTACTGCTGCTCAACGAGGACTTCCAGTTTCTAGTGGTGGATCTATGAGACCTTCAAGAAGTGCTACTGATTTCTCTTTTGAGCTAGTTGCTAGAGCTAATACTAAAATGGTTAAAACAAAGATTTTATATAACAACTCTGCTACAAAAGGTTTAGATGCAGGATATGATATCGGTAATTTTGGAGGAGCTAGCTTTGATATTTATTCAAAATTAATTGAAGGAAATGCTGACCAGAACTATACTATTCAATCTTTACCAATGGATAGTTACGGTGAAATTGTTATTCCAATTGGAGTTGTTGCTCAAAAAGGAGAAGAAATTGCATTTTCAATTGATGCAGATCAATTACCAACAGATGCTACGATTTACATTGAAGATAAAGTAACAAATACTTTTAATGAGATTACCAAAGATAGCTTTACAATTACTTTAGACGAAGCATTAAACGGATCAGGAAGATTCTACATCCATACTTCAGCTAAAACGTTAAGTACAGATGATATAGTTGTAAATAATGAGAGTATTTCAATTTTCAAATCAGCAAAAAGCGAAATCACAATTACTGGTGTTATCTCAAATGCTCAAGTAAAAGTATACTCAATACTAGGTACTGAAGTTTCAAACGCTGAAATAGCAGCAGGAACAACTGGAACAATGAATTTAGAGAATTTATCAGCAGGAGTTTATATCGTTAAACTTCAAACAGAAAATTCAGAAATCAGTAAAAAAATAATTTTAGAATAG
- a CDS encoding DUF262 domain-containing protein, protein MDKLKIGAEISNLKKILVDDEKFYQIPDYQRPYSWDKENISDLIDDLINAFKSKENENYFCGSIVLVENSNDNRFDIIDGQQRITTFTIIACVFRDLYGNILGKKALKYISNSIQDEFEENKRKLRFLTNEKNQIDFETEVLKKIHFVDFKNIERELKNKKYLANAHYVSSFLKEKTEAENINIEGFIIWFYENVVLAVITCPSQDSAIQIFNVLNDRGMPLSSIDILKSSLMVKLSNKEDMKAFKTKWEGINSNLKFVNLDIDAMLNTYLYYKLASNPKNRLDKELLEIFKKENKDSLEIIKEISDFSEAYIELYNSQDKYIYCLKYLRHKIYWNAIITTAIYENYKDTSKLIQLLVAYYYQNWIAGKTVARIKQTSFNILKLIKEHSPISAIQEELKSNLENYGTTKSFIEELNGIKVYNRKWCRAVLLLVEYFTTDNDKINFIPLTPNLHLEHVLPQTLNDYWSETFTEEQIENWTDSLANLTLLSLRKNVQAQNHNFNEKKKAYADSDNVISSFLITQEILKEDYWNIDTLEKRREYLNTRILNKTMIL, encoded by the coding sequence ATGGATAAACTCAAAATTGGAGCAGAAATTAGCAACTTAAAGAAGATTTTAGTTGATGATGAAAAATTCTATCAAATTCCGGATTATCAAAGACCGTATTCTTGGGATAAAGAAAATATTTCTGATTTAATCGATGATTTAATCAATGCTTTTAAATCAAAAGAAAATGAAAACTATTTCTGCGGATCAATTGTATTAGTTGAAAACAGTAACGATAATCGTTTTGACATTATTGACGGACAGCAGAGAATTACGACGTTTACTATTATAGCATGTGTATTCCGAGATTTATATGGTAATATCTTAGGTAAAAAAGCATTAAAATATATATCAAACTCTATTCAAGATGAATTTGAAGAAAACAAACGAAAACTAAGGTTTTTAACAAATGAGAAAAATCAAATAGACTTTGAGACTGAAGTACTAAAAAAAATTCATTTTGTCGACTTCAAAAACATCGAACGAGAGCTCAAAAACAAAAAATATTTAGCCAACGCTCATTACGTAAGTTCATTTTTAAAAGAAAAAACAGAAGCAGAAAACATTAATATTGAGGGATTTATAATTTGGTTTTACGAAAACGTTGTTCTTGCAGTAATTACATGTCCATCTCAAGATAGTGCTATTCAAATATTCAATGTTCTCAATGATCGAGGAATGCCTCTAAGTTCAATTGATATTTTGAAATCATCTTTAATGGTTAAACTAAGCAATAAAGAGGATATGAAAGCATTTAAAACAAAATGGGAAGGTATAAATTCAAATTTAAAATTTGTCAATTTAGATATTGATGCTATGTTGAATACATATTTGTATTATAAATTAGCTTCAAATCCGAAAAACAGGCTAGATAAAGAACTTCTTGAAATATTCAAAAAAGAAAACAAGGATTCATTAGAAATTATTAAAGAAATAAGTGATTTCTCAGAAGCTTATATTGAACTTTATAATTCTCAAGACAAATATATTTATTGTTTGAAATATTTAAGACATAAAATTTATTGGAACGCTATCATTACTACAGCTATTTATGAGAATTACAAAGATACTTCCAAACTTATTCAACTTCTTGTTGCCTACTATTACCAAAATTGGATAGCAGGTAAAACAGTAGCTCGAATTAAGCAAACGTCTTTTAATATTTTAAAACTAATTAAGGAGCATTCACCTATTTCTGCTATTCAAGAGGAACTAAAATCTAATCTAGAAAATTATGGTACTACAAAATCCTTTATTGAAGAATTAAATGGAATTAAAGTTTACAATAGAAAATGGTGTAGAGCTGTTTTATTATTAGTTGAATACTTTACAACTGATAACGATAAAATAAACTTTATTCCTTTAACCCCAAATTTACATTTAGAACATGTTTTGCCTCAAACATTAAATGACTATTGGTCGGAAACTTTTACTGAAGAGCAAATCGAAAACTGGACAGATTCTTTAGCCAATCTTACTCTATTATCCTTAAGAAAGAATGTTCAAGCGCAAAACCACAATTTCAATGAAAAGAAAAAAGCTTATGCCGATAGTGATAATGTCATTTCATCATTTCTAATAACTCAAGAGATTTTAAAAGAAGATTATTGGAATATAGATACTTTAGAAAAGCGACGTGAATATTTAAATACAAGAATTTTAAATAAAACGATGATTCTTTAA
- a CDS encoding hemagglutinin protein, translating into MKQFLFIISLLITSFLPSQTLERTVIGSSGTTLSTANASLDFTIGELVVTTSSNGSNTLTQGFQQETIVLRIKLAPVVFLQGPLTTSGTTTMDDSLRSNSLLPTTSPYADAITCEASVFNTTGNDAIIDWIWITLRDKNDRTIILASQSALLQADGDIVDVDGVSALKINLSSDSYYVAVNHRNHLGIMSESAIALNTNSSTAVNLSDSASSVFGGTNSVVDMSNGLFAMVSGDFDENGQIQNIDTSAIIQLLGISGYNKADLDMNGQVQNADINSILNTNIGKGEQF; encoded by the coding sequence ATGAAACAGTTTTTATTCATCATATCATTGCTGATTACTTCTTTTTTGCCTTCTCAAACATTAGAAAGAACTGTAATTGGATCAAGTGGAACGACTTTAAGTACAGCAAATGCTAGTTTAGATTTTACTATAGGAGAATTAGTAGTTACTACAAGTTCAAATGGGAGTAATACATTAACTCAAGGTTTTCAACAAGAAACAATCGTTTTAAGAATTAAACTTGCTCCAGTAGTGTTTTTACAAGGTCCATTAACAACGTCAGGAACAACAACAATGGATGATAGTTTACGAAGTAATAGTTTATTACCAACTACTAGTCCATATGCAGATGCAATTACTTGTGAAGCTTCAGTTTTCAACACAACAGGGAACGATGCTATTATCGATTGGATTTGGATAACGTTACGTGATAAAAATGATAGAACTATCATTCTTGCTAGTCAATCTGCATTATTACAAGCTGATGGAGATATTGTTGATGTTGATGGAGTATCTGCTTTAAAAATCAACTTGTCTTCAGATAGTTATTACGTAGCTGTAAATCACAGAAATCATTTAGGAATCATGAGTGAATCTGCAATTGCTTTAAATACTAACAGCTCAACCGCAGTTAATCTAAGCGATTCTGCCTCTTCTGTTTTTGGAGGAACAAATTCAGTTGTAGATATGAGCAATGGATTATTCGCAATGGTTTCGGGAGACTTTGATGAAAACGGACAAATTCAAAATATTGACACGAGCGCTATCATCCAATTACTTGGAATTTCCGGATACAATAAAGCGGATTTAGATATGAACGGACAAGTTCAAAACGCGGATATCAATAGTATTCTTAATACCAATATTGGTAAAGGAGAACAATTTTAA
- a CDS encoding ATP-binding protein: MKQAKEYTIANASHFDEKFSYLREVIDYRLKKEFSNEEPVLPIFSSIASDNSEFSKFVRKHKLDYDEVLVLLIALVPSILPNFFTDIITDFFPNGGEFPGFGGVKGKNHRGIIPTGETLLYILAGKEAIGRTQVLDRMLHRSVLFKKAILELERVPYGEPFMSGKIILNQEYVHLFLTGKELKPQLSQEFPASLLTTKLNWEDLVLNPKTLTEVREIENWLEYNETLLNDWGMQSKIKPGYRVLFCGLPGTGKTLTASLLGKYTGKDVYRVDLSMVVSKYIGETEKNLSKLFDKSINKDWILFFDEADSIFGKRTNVRDAHDKYANQEVSYLLQRIEAHPGLIILASNFKNNIDAAFTRRFHNIVEFEAPSYEERTMLWKNNLPKGIELEPSLSIEELAKKFSITGSNIVNIIHFACLKTLANKKKTIQRQYLLEGVKREYAKEGKTINISF; this comes from the coding sequence ATGAAACAGGCAAAAGAATATACAATAGCAAATGCTTCTCATTTTGATGAGAAATTCTCTTACTTAAGAGAAGTAATTGATTACAGATTAAAAAAGGAATTTTCTAATGAAGAACCTGTACTACCTATTTTTAGTAGTATAGCAAGCGATAATTCAGAGTTTTCAAAATTTGTAAGAAAGCACAAGTTAGACTATGACGAGGTTTTAGTTTTACTCATAGCATTAGTACCAAGTATATTGCCTAATTTTTTTACCGATATAATTACTGATTTTTTTCCTAATGGTGGAGAGTTTCCGGGTTTTGGAGGTGTAAAAGGAAAAAACCATAGAGGAATAATACCAACAGGTGAAACACTTTTATACATTTTAGCGGGTAAAGAAGCCATAGGAAGAACTCAAGTTTTAGATCGAATGTTACACCGTAGTGTATTGTTTAAAAAAGCAATTTTAGAGCTTGAAAGAGTTCCATATGGTGAACCTTTTATGAGTGGAAAAATAATCTTGAATCAGGAATATGTTCATTTATTTTTAACTGGTAAAGAACTAAAACCACAGTTGAGCCAAGAGTTTCCAGCAAGTTTATTAACTACAAAACTAAATTGGGAAGATTTGGTTTTAAATCCAAAAACGTTAACTGAAGTTAGAGAAATTGAAAATTGGCTAGAATACAATGAAACTCTTTTAAATGACTGGGGAATGCAGTCTAAAATAAAACCTGGTTATCGAGTTTTATTTTGTGGACTTCCTGGAACGGGAAAAACTTTAACTGCAAGTTTATTGGGTAAGTATACAGGAAAGGATGTATATCGAGTTGATTTGTCTATGGTAGTCTCGAAATATATAGGAGAAACCGAAAAAAACCTATCAAAATTATTTGATAAATCGATTAATAAAGATTGGATTTTGTTTTTCGATGAAGCCGATTCAATTTTTGGAAAAAGAACCAATGTTAGAGATGCACATGATAAGTATGCCAATCAAGAAGTTTCTTATTTATTACAACGTATAGAAGCGCATCCGGGCTTAATTATTTTAGCATCTAATTTCAAAAATAATATCGACGCTGCATTTACACGTCGTTTTCATAATATCGTAGAGTTTGAAGCTCCAAGTTATGAGGAAAGAACAATGTTATGGAAGAATAATTTACCAAAAGGAATAGAGTTAGAGCCGTCATTAAGTATTGAAGAATTGGCGAAGAAATTCAGTATTACAGGATCAAACATTGTAAATATTATTCACTTTGCTTGTTTAAAAACCTTAGCAAATAAAAAGAAAACTATTCAACGCCAATATTTACTGGAAGGCGTCAAAAGAGAATATGCTAAAGAAGGAAAAACAATTAATATTTCTTTTTAA
- a CDS encoding peptidoglycan-binding protein, whose amino-acid sequence MKKDWYQKELMIKNTQKRHGDHNNRKDIRKIQSWLTLYSIQNPNSGTATDVDGDFGPATERAVKNFQREKGLFENGIVTQETFDVLCGNLKDAFEKPLTSMNFRDLVLETAENHLRNHPYELIINGEANSGPWVRAYMDGKDGAPWYWCMGFVQAIIDQAASAQGKNFKTLMPLTYSCDTVGTTGLNKNILTRYTKLRNDSSLIQPGDIFLIQKSPYDWTHTGIITSVSGDVIETIEGNTNLAGSRNGVAVLKRTRNLLKSKIDVFSIEPLV is encoded by the coding sequence ATGAAAAAAGACTGGTATCAAAAAGAGTTGATGATTAAAAATACCCAAAAAAGACATGGGGATCATAATAATAGAAAAGACATTCGAAAAATCCAATCTTGGTTAACGTTATACAGTATTCAAAATCCAAATAGTGGAACAGCTACTGACGTAGATGGTGATTTTGGTCCTGCGACTGAAAGAGCTGTAAAAAATTTCCAAAGAGAGAAAGGATTATTCGAAAACGGAATTGTTACACAAGAGACCTTTGATGTGCTTTGTGGAAATTTAAAAGATGCTTTCGAAAAGCCTCTTACTTCTATGAATTTTAGAGATTTGGTTTTAGAAACTGCCGAGAATCATTTAAGAAATCATCCTTACGAGTTAATTATTAATGGAGAAGCGAATAGCGGACCTTGGGTAAGAGCTTATATGGATGGAAAGGATGGTGCACCTTGGTATTGGTGTATGGGATTTGTACAAGCAATTATTGATCAGGCGGCAAGCGCACAAGGAAAAAACTTCAAAACCTTAATGCCATTAACATATAGTTGTGATACAGTAGGAACAACTGGTTTGAATAAAAATATTTTAACTCGATACACAAAATTGAGAAATGATTCTTCTTTGATACAACCAGGAGATATTTTCTTAATTCAAAAATCACCTTACGATTGGACACACACTGGAATTATTACTTCTGTTTCTGGTGATGTAATTGAAACCATCGAAGGAAACACAAATCTTGCAGGTTCAAGAAACGGAGTAGCTGTTTTAAAAAGAACGAGAAATCTTTTAAAATCTAAAATAGATGTTTTCTCAATAGAACCTTTAGTATAA
- a CDS encoding carboxypeptidase-like regulatory domain-containing protein: MKKITLILVTFLLVLSCKKDDDFTVESINQNITNEEFAIANFGTTITSNFFGRIVNKDGQNIKDVLITIGNESTYTDHNGIFTFTDAPVYENFALIKASKDGYIQASRALIPNSNSSNDVQITLLEKNIVGNVSSGSPSEVTLSNGSSVSFGGDFVDSNGNPYNGNIEVSVHYLEPNQESTFTEMPGMLFGQRENGSASAMETYGMLAVNLYSSTGEELNIAESSPATLKFPVSTSTPNAPVEIPLWYFDEEVGYWKEEGSATKVGNEYIAQVNHFTWWNCDIPLDDINICFTLQYENTAVNSTQPIANNYFEIRRNTTGQIIYSGYTNDVGEECGIFPKNEEVTINVYGNDACSTEVIHSQSLGIYSSDASIQITIPTLSSSLSNAIIRASVKDCSGNPMTNGYAVIYNKNSNSFDFNNTVYITNGIVNTSLLYCNSADYAMVVFDLDSNNVSDEILLTLNPNTTTDLGAISLCGNTVGGTYVGNVTIKNQQELDFFGMFGYSEVQGNLTIHVDNSTRAILTSLQPLSSLKKVQNFSLLSTGLSSLEGLENLTTSGNFYVSDDTITSLDGLQNIVDVQSLAIYNCDLLTTLNGLQNLVNVDYDFYLLRNPQLANFTGLTSLQSVGSIDIQDCDSFQNIEGLTSFNSFFDLKIENCSSLTSLAGMDTILSNSSVTISSINLKNNQSLVALTGLENLQKASYLVLESNGNLTNLTALSNLTTLDALFLRDNNALTTLDGLDNLTSVNWLGIGTYGSCNGQGNGGNTNLQNFCALSNLIINGSIGTSYHVCNNANNPTVSDIQSGNCN; this comes from the coding sequence ATGAAAAAAATTACGTTAATCTTAGTTACTTTTCTACTCGTATTATCTTGTAAAAAAGATGATGATTTTACTGTAGAATCAATCAATCAAAATATTACAAATGAAGAATTTGCAATTGCCAACTTTGGAACCACAATTACGTCAAACTTTTTTGGACGTATAGTTAATAAAGATGGTCAAAATATTAAAGATGTTCTCATAACTATAGGTAATGAAAGTACGTACACCGATCATAACGGAATTTTTACCTTTACTGATGCTCCTGTTTATGAGAATTTTGCATTAATAAAAGCTTCCAAAGATGGATATATTCAAGCCAGTAGAGCTTTAATACCAAATTCAAATAGTTCAAATGATGTGCAAATTACTTTACTTGAAAAAAACATTGTGGGTAATGTTTCTTCTGGAAGCCCTTCTGAAGTCACTTTATCAAATGGTTCAAGTGTAAGTTTTGGAGGAGATTTTGTTGACTCAAATGGAAATCCATATAACGGTAATATCGAAGTTTCCGTTCATTACTTAGAACCAAATCAAGAATCTACATTTACCGAAATGCCAGGAATGTTATTTGGACAACGTGAAAATGGTTCTGCATCCGCAATGGAAACTTATGGAATGTTAGCGGTGAACTTATATTCATCAACTGGAGAGGAATTAAATATTGCTGAGTCCTCACCAGCTACATTAAAATTTCCAGTTTCAACCTCTACACCAAATGCACCAGTTGAGATTCCATTATGGTATTTTGATGAAGAAGTAGGATATTGGAAAGAAGAAGGTTCAGCAACTAAAGTTGGAAACGAATACATAGCTCAAGTAAATCATTTTACATGGTGGAATTGCGATATACCTTTAGACGATATCAATATCTGCTTTACGTTACAATACGAAAATACAGCAGTAAATTCAACGCAGCCCATTGCAAATAATTATTTTGAGATTAGGAGAAACACAACAGGACAGATCATATACTCTGGATATACAAATGATGTTGGTGAAGAATGTGGTATATTTCCTAAAAATGAAGAAGTAACTATAAATGTTTACGGTAATGACGCTTGTTCTACCGAAGTAATTCACTCACAATCTTTAGGTATATATAGTTCGGATGCATCAATACAAATAACAATACCTACATTATCATCATCATTATCAAATGCAATCATAAGAGCAAGCGTAAAAGATTGTTCCGGAAATCCCATGACGAATGGATATGCTGTTATATATAACAAAAATTCAAATTCTTTTGATTTCAATAACACAGTTTATATTACTAACGGGATAGTAAACACAAGTTTGTTGTATTGTAACTCTGCTGACTATGCAATGGTTGTTTTTGATTTGGATTCTAATAACGTTTCAGATGAAATACTATTAACGTTAAACCCAAATACAACGACAGATTTAGGAGCTATATCATTATGTGGAAATACAGTTGGAGGCACTTATGTAGGAAATGTTACCATTAAAAATCAACAAGAATTGGATTTCTTTGGAATGTTTGGCTATTCTGAAGTTCAAGGAAATTTAACAATTCATGTGGATAATAGTACTAGAGCTATATTAACTAGTTTACAACCTTTGTCAAGCCTAAAAAAAGTCCAAAACTTTAGTCTTTTAAGTACTGGTTTATCCTCTTTAGAAGGATTGGAAAATCTTACAACTTCTGGGAATTTCTATGTAAGTGATGATACCATAACATCCCTAGATGGATTGCAAAATATAGTGGATGTACAATCTTTAGCTATTTATAATTGTGATTTATTAACCACGTTAAATGGATTACAAAATTTGGTCAATGTTGATTATGATTTCTACTTGTTAAGAAATCCACAACTCGCAAATTTTACAGGATTAACTAGTTTACAATCCGTGGGTTCAATTGATATTCAAGATTGTGATTCATTTCAAAACATTGAAGGATTAACAAGCTTTAATTCATTCTTTGATCTTAAAATTGAAAATTGTTCATCGTTAACATCATTAGCTGGTATGGATACAATCTTATCTAATAGTTCTGTTACAATTAGTAGTATTAATCTAAAAAACAACCAATCGTTAGTGGCATTAACGGGTTTAGAAAATTTGCAAAAGGCAAGTTATTTAGTCTTAGAAAGTAATGGAAATCTAACAAACTTAACTGCTTTATCTAATTTGACAACCTTAGATGCTTTGTTTTTAAGAGATAATAATGCACTAACAACTTTAGATGGCTTAGATAATTTGACTAGTGTAAACTGGTTAGGTATTGGAACTTATGGATCGTGCAATGGACAAGGAAATGGTGGAAACACTAATCTACAAAACTTTTGTGCCTTATCTAATTTGATAATAAACGGATCTATTGGAACTTCATATCATGTATGTAATAATGCCAACAATCCAACAGTTTCAGATATACAATCTGGAAATTGTAATTAA